A single window of Rubripirellula lacrimiformis DNA harbors:
- a CDS encoding biotin/lipoyl-containing protein has translation MKKIRFMCTAFRDGFQSVYGARVFTKDFLPAVEAARDAGIQWLEAGGGARFQSLYFYCNEDAFDMMDAFRATAGPDANLQTLARGVNVVGLDSQSSDIVKLHADLFKKHGMTTIRNFDALNDVNNLIYSGQCIVDAGLKHQVCVTLMELPPGCSGAHDADFYASTLQQILDADIPFDAVCFKDASGTAVPSKVYETIRAARKMLPKDTFIHFHTHETAGVSVLANKAAIDAGADAIDLSMAPCSGGTCQPDILVMWHALRGTEYELDVDVEKVREAEEVFKDCMKDYFLPPEATAVEPLIPWSPMPGGALTANTQMLRDNGIMDKYPEIIQAMSDVVRKGGYGTSVTPVSQFYFQQAFNNVMFGPWKKIAEPYGKMVLGYFGKTPVAPDADVVRLAMKQLKLDPTTRPVLELNDADPNKGIAATKKILEAEGLPTTDENIFIAAACKEKGIRFLKGDAEVGVRKIDPDAAKASGPAPAGPTAAPTSGGPSEYTVTVNGKEVFMAFEGNTATVDGKVYRVEMRPRSSGSSAAPSTSSATATNVTAQMPGAVFKLIAEPGDVVREGDPILILEAMKMEIEVASPADGTIQSIDVKVGEQVVGGQRLATIG, from the coding sequence ATGAAAAAAATTCGCTTCATGTGCACGGCGTTTCGCGACGGCTTCCAGTCGGTCTATGGCGCCCGAGTGTTTACGAAAGATTTTTTGCCAGCGGTCGAAGCGGCTCGTGATGCGGGGATCCAATGGTTGGAAGCTGGCGGTGGGGCTCGTTTCCAATCGCTGTATTTCTATTGCAACGAAGACGCCTTCGACATGATGGACGCATTCCGTGCGACCGCCGGTCCGGATGCGAATCTGCAGACCCTGGCTCGTGGCGTGAACGTCGTTGGCCTGGATTCGCAGTCCAGTGATATCGTCAAACTGCACGCCGACTTGTTCAAAAAACACGGCATGACGACGATCCGCAACTTCGATGCGCTCAACGACGTCAATAATCTGATCTACAGCGGACAGTGCATCGTCGATGCGGGGCTGAAGCATCAGGTTTGTGTGACGTTGATGGAACTGCCACCGGGATGCAGCGGTGCACACGACGCTGATTTCTATGCGTCGACTCTGCAGCAAATTCTGGATGCCGATATCCCGTTTGATGCGGTCTGTTTCAAAGATGCGTCGGGAACCGCCGTGCCGTCGAAGGTTTATGAAACCATTCGCGCCGCACGGAAGATGCTTCCCAAGGACACCTTCATCCACTTCCACACTCACGAAACCGCTGGCGTCAGTGTGCTTGCCAACAAGGCCGCCATCGATGCCGGAGCGGATGCGATCGACCTGTCGATGGCACCCTGCAGCGGCGGAACCTGCCAACCGGATATTCTGGTGATGTGGCACGCACTGCGAGGGACGGAGTACGAGTTGGATGTCGATGTCGAGAAAGTTCGCGAGGCCGAGGAAGTGTTCAAGGACTGCATGAAGGACTACTTTCTGCCGCCCGAAGCGACCGCGGTCGAACCGTTGATCCCATGGAGCCCGATGCCGGGTGGCGCGTTGACGGCGAATACTCAGATGCTGCGTGACAACGGCATCATGGACAAGTATCCCGAAATCATCCAAGCGATGAGCGATGTGGTTCGCAAAGGCGGCTATGGAACTTCGGTGACACCGGTTTCGCAGTTCTATTTCCAGCAAGCGTTCAACAACGTCATGTTCGGTCCGTGGAAAAAGATTGCCGAACCCTACGGAAAAATGGTCCTCGGGTATTTCGGCAAGACGCCGGTCGCACCGGATGCCGATGTGGTCAGGCTGGCCATGAAACAACTGAAATTGGACCCGACGACCCGGCCGGTGTTGGAGCTGAACGATGCCGATCCCAACAAGGGGATCGCTGCGACGAAAAAGATTCTTGAAGCAGAGGGGCTGCCGACCACGGACGAGAATATCTTCATCGCGGCTGCCTGCAAAGAAAAAGGGATTCGCTTCCTGAAAGGCGACGCGGAAGTTGGCGTTCGAAAGATCGATCCGGACGCTGCCAAAGCGAGTGGCCCCGCACCGGCTGGACCAACAGCCGCACCGACAAGCGGCGGTCCGTCGGAATACACGGTCACCGTGAACGGCAAAGAAGTCTTCATGGCGTTCGAAGGCAACACGGCAACCGTCGACGGGAAGGTTTACCGAGTCGAAATGCGGCCCCGCAGCAGCGGATCCTCCGCGGCGCCCAGCACGTCATCAGCAACCGCAACCAACGTCACCGCCCAGATGCCAGGAGCGGTTTTCAAGTTGATCGCCGAGCCTGGTGACGTGGTCCGCGAGGGAGACCCGATTCTGATTCTGGAAGCGATGAAGATGGAGATCGAAGTCGCATCGCCAGCCGATGGCACGATCCAGTCGATTGACGTCAAGGTCGGCGAACAGGTCGTCGGAGGCCAGCGATTGGCCACCATCGGGTAG
- a CDS encoding sodium ion-translocating decarboxylase subunit beta, translating to MDILFEFLKTTGFASMTLGNAIMIVIGLFFITLAIRKDYEPLLLVPIGMGAIVGNIPIVEGMALSVYEDAKWILRDGQVEYVPGSVLSYLYFGVRQGIYPPLIFLGIGAMTDFSTMLSNPKLVLLGAAAQIGVFLTFFGALFLDFTFEEAGAIGIIGGADGPTAIFLSAKLAPHLLGAIAIAAYSYMALVPVIQPPIMKLLTTREERLIRMKPPRQVSKRERMIFPVVAFLITTMIAPGAIVLLGMLFFGNLLKESTVTERLANTARTALIDIITILLGFSVGASTQADTFLKPQSLLIFGLGALSFAVATAGGVMFAKFMNLFLTDKINPLVGAAGVSAVPDSARVVQMVGQKEDPHNFLLMHAMAPNVAGVVGSAIAAGVLWSVLQ from the coding sequence ATGGACATCCTGTTTGAATTTTTGAAGACGACCGGCTTTGCGTCGATGACGCTGGGCAACGCGATCATGATCGTGATCGGCTTGTTCTTCATCACGCTTGCGATCCGCAAAGATTACGAGCCATTGCTATTGGTCCCGATCGGTATGGGCGCGATCGTCGGTAACATCCCGATTGTCGAAGGGATGGCGCTTAGCGTCTACGAAGACGCCAAATGGATTCTTCGCGATGGTCAAGTGGAATACGTGCCCGGCAGCGTGCTTAGCTATCTGTATTTTGGGGTGCGGCAAGGCATTTATCCGCCACTGATCTTCCTGGGCATCGGCGCGATGACCGACTTTTCGACGATGCTTTCCAATCCCAAATTGGTGTTGTTGGGTGCCGCTGCACAAATCGGCGTGTTCTTGACCTTCTTTGGGGCGCTGTTCTTGGACTTCACGTTCGAAGAGGCCGGTGCGATCGGGATCATCGGCGGGGCGGACGGCCCGACGGCGATCTTTTTGTCCGCCAAACTGGCGCCGCACTTGTTGGGTGCGATTGCGATCGCAGCATATTCGTACATGGCGCTGGTGCCGGTCATTCAGCCGCCCATCATGAAGTTGCTGACGACCCGCGAAGAACGTCTGATTCGCATGAAGCCACCACGCCAGGTTTCGAAGCGCGAACGGATGATTTTTCCTGTCGTGGCGTTTTTGATCACCACGATGATTGCACCAGGTGCGATCGTGCTGCTGGGGATGCTGTTCTTCGGCAATCTATTGAAAGAGAGCACGGTCACCGAGCGATTGGCCAATACGGCTCGCACAGCACTGATCGATATCATCACAATTTTGCTCGGGTTCAGTGTGGGCGCTAGTACGCAGGCGGACACATTCTTGAAACCTCAGTCGCTGTTGATCTTTGGTCTTGGTGCTCTTTCGTTCGCCGTCGCAACCGCCGGTGGCGTGATGTTTGCCAAGTTCATGAACCTGTTCTTGACCGACAAAATCAACCCGTTGGTGGGTGCCGCCGGAGTATCGGCGGTGCCGGATTCGGCACGCGTGGTTCAAATGGTGGGTCAGAAAGAAGACCCGCATAATTTCTTGTTGATGCACGCGATGGCTCCCAACGTTGCCGGTGTGGTCGGCAGTGCGATCGCCGCAGGTGTACTGTGGTCGGTGCTGCAGTAG
- a CDS encoding OadG family protein, whose product MPIPFLDLTPVPILAESVYGRGLAIAIAGLVIVFAALVLLSLFIASLPTLMRLLDRIWPEVDHSHRETSHPESHVADDGAVLAAIGFVLHSELQHYSDSQKSTDGSKNS is encoded by the coding sequence GTGCCCATACCTTTTTTGGATCTGACGCCTGTGCCGATCCTGGCTGAATCGGTTTACGGTCGCGGGCTGGCAATCGCGATTGCTGGGCTGGTGATCGTTTTTGCTGCCCTGGTCCTGTTGTCGCTGTTCATCGCATCGCTGCCTACGTTGATGCGGTTGCTGGACCGAATCTGGCCAGAAGTCGATCACAGTCACCGCGAAACGTCGCACCCCGAAAGCCATGTCGCCGACGATGGCGCAGTCTTGGCCGCGATCGGATTTGTGTTGCATAGCGAATTGCAACATTACAGCGACAGCCAAAAATCCACTGACGGATCAAAAAATTCCTGA
- a CDS encoding ABC transporter ATP-binding protein: protein MNDNVNSVTATDTVSASTPRRANGTPVHVGSDDCIELRRLHRFFGKTKAVEDISFSVRRGHVFGYIGPNGAGKTTSMRILATLDLPSYGDAYVDGFSVINDPELVRGRLGFMPDSFGTYRDVNCQEYLDFFARAYGLVGRHRTDRLRWVMNFTGTEGMAEKPIRGLSKGMKQRLCLGRALIHDPAVMILDEPAAGLDPRARIQLRKMIRELADRGKTVLISSHILTELAEMCDSVGIIEQGKLLATGSVDDIQRQRESSRELKIRILDRAAAASECLSTIDTVSGLIVDGQLVKFEFAGDIHDQAALVSQLVSQGFQVAEIESHKKSLEDVFLQVTEGLVQ, encoded by the coding sequence ATGAACGACAACGTGAACTCGGTCACCGCGACCGATACCGTATCCGCATCGACGCCCCGGCGTGCCAATGGCACGCCGGTGCATGTCGGTTCGGATGACTGTATCGAACTGCGCCGGCTGCATCGTTTTTTTGGCAAGACGAAAGCGGTCGAAGACATCTCGTTCAGCGTACGCCGAGGACATGTGTTCGGATACATCGGCCCCAACGGCGCCGGCAAAACGACGTCGATGCGAATTCTGGCAACGCTGGATCTGCCCAGTTATGGGGACGCTTACGTCGATGGTTTCTCGGTCATCAACGACCCCGAACTGGTGCGTGGTCGACTGGGGTTCATGCCCGATTCGTTTGGCACCTATCGCGATGTCAATTGCCAGGAATACCTAGACTTTTTTGCTCGCGCCTATGGGTTGGTCGGTCGACATCGCACCGACCGTTTACGTTGGGTGATGAATTTCACGGGTACCGAGGGGATGGCTGAAAAGCCGATTCGCGGCCTTAGCAAAGGGATGAAGCAGCGTCTTTGTTTAGGTCGGGCGCTGATTCACGACCCCGCGGTGATGATCTTGGACGAACCCGCAGCCGGATTGGACCCGCGAGCCAGGATTCAATTGCGAAAGATGATTCGCGAACTGGCCGATCGCGGAAAAACCGTCTTGATCAGCAGCCACATTTTGACCGAACTGGCCGAAATGTGTGATAGCGTCGGGATCATCGAACAAGGAAAGTTGCTGGCCACCGGCAGCGTCGACGACATCCAACGCCAACGTGAATCCAGCCGCGAACTGAAGATTCGAATCCTGGATCGGGCTGCCGCTGCTAGCGAATGCCTGTCTACGATCGATACGGTTTCCGGCCTGATCGTTGACGGGCAATTGGTCAAGTTCGAATTCGCCGGTGACATTCACGATCAAGCCGCCCTGGTCTCTCAATTGGTCAGCCAGGGGTTTCAGGTTGCCGAGATCGAATCCCACAAAAAGAGTCTCGAGGACGTTTTCCTGCAAGTCACCGAAGGGCTGGTGCAATGA
- a CDS encoding ABC transporter permease produces MTTVDTTLPTTPSDPTRMDRVDAWCERIGDALNPILVKETRQALKSRQFVGTFSVLLVAALAWTIIGSLSMMPQIYTSPSAPRMLIGYYLVLALPMLIVVPLAAFRSLEGEIDDGTLELLSITVLSPWQIVLGKLASAMLQMLLYFVALFPCVAYAYTLRGVDLPTTLLMMGMLLVAGVVLTIVALFMAPLARTRTGRITTLLAVMMLLLGAEWMVGFLVIGMILEGNPLTSDQMLFVVTATIGISITAGHLLLTATAGQLTPESENRSTHLRVSLMILSAVVAGLGVLGVRMLGMAGFVTLTFFAIFLAGLWTLCSAMIVAESSVMTPRIRRELPNSLLARATLTWLTPGPASGLVFSVVNIVVITTGFVISIDLLGARNGTFGPPVMYMAMRQLCVAYAAYLIIFLVGSRWLVALIRTRSNPRVEVGVAAVIALAMLSALIPYAVGLHFNDYRSFSYSGWQITNWAWTLAEIGNRGNLDTIVSIVVVVAALSFFASVLLSPSLVMPRRIATPELVKAEKEG; encoded by the coding sequence ATGACCACTGTCGACACAACATTGCCAACCACGCCATCCGATCCGACGCGGATGGACCGGGTCGATGCGTGGTGCGAACGTATCGGTGACGCGTTGAATCCGATCCTGGTCAAAGAGACCCGCCAAGCGCTGAAAAGTCGCCAATTTGTCGGCACGTTTTCGGTGTTGTTGGTGGCCGCGCTAGCGTGGACCATCATCGGCAGTTTGTCGATGATGCCGCAGATCTATACGTCGCCGTCGGCGCCTCGGATGCTGATCGGATACTACTTGGTGTTGGCTTTGCCGATGCTGATTGTTGTTCCCTTGGCCGCGTTCCGTTCACTCGAAGGCGAAATCGATGACGGCACGCTGGAACTATTGTCGATCACCGTGCTTAGCCCGTGGCAGATCGTGCTGGGGAAATTGGCCAGCGCGATGTTGCAAATGCTGCTGTACTTTGTGGCTCTGTTCCCGTGTGTCGCCTACGCCTACACGCTTCGCGGCGTCGATTTGCCCACGACGTTACTGATGATGGGAATGCTATTGGTAGCCGGTGTGGTGTTGACCATCGTCGCCTTGTTTATGGCACCGCTTGCGCGGACGCGAACCGGTCGGATCACGACCTTGTTGGCCGTCATGATGTTGCTGCTGGGAGCCGAATGGATGGTTGGTTTTCTAGTGATCGGAATGATCCTGGAAGGCAACCCATTGACGTCCGACCAAATGCTGTTCGTCGTGACGGCAACGATCGGTATCTCGATCACCGCGGGGCATCTCTTATTGACGGCAACCGCCGGACAGTTGACGCCCGAAAGCGAAAACCGGTCCACTCATTTACGTGTTTCGTTGATGATTTTGAGCGCGGTAGTCGCCGGACTGGGTGTGTTGGGCGTGCGAATGCTGGGGATGGCCGGGTTTGTAACGTTGACGTTTTTCGCGATCTTCCTGGCCGGTTTGTGGACCTTATGCAGCGCGATGATCGTCGCTGAATCGTCCGTGATGACGCCACGAATTCGGCGTGAACTTCCCAACAGTCTTCTGGCCCGCGCCACGCTGACTTGGTTGACCCCGGGGCCTGCTAGCGGATTGGTTTTTTCGGTGGTCAATATCGTTGTGATCACGACAGGGTTTGTCATATCGATCGACTTGTTGGGTGCTCGCAACGGGACGTTCGGGCCGCCGGTCATGTACATGGCAATGCGGCAGTTGTGCGTCGCTTACGCCGCCTATCTGATCATTTTCCTGGTGGGAAGCCGCTGGCTGGTCGCCCTAATCCGAACTCGCAGCAACCCACGCGTCGAAGTGGGCGTCGCGGCGGTGATTGCGTTGGCGATGCTGTCCGCGTTGATCCCCTATGCCGTCGGCCTGCACTTCAACGATTATCGATCCTTTTCTTATTCCGGTTGGCAAATCACGAACTGGGCTTGGACGCTGGCGGAAATTGGCAATCGCGGAAACCTTGACACGATCGTTTCGATTGTGGTTGTCGTGGCCGCGCTGTCGTTTTTTGCGTCGGTCTTATTGTCACCGTCGTTAGTGATGCCAAGACGGATCGCCACGCCCGAACTCGTCAAAGCGGAAAAAGAAGGTTGA
- a CDS encoding DUF3467 domain-containing protein, whose protein sequence is MSSDLPPPSQDPSGSSESQDNNPALRARVPDSVADGCFSTGAIVMTGPSEYIVDFLQTIGRPHKVAKRVVIPHPVMPQFIEALKKNLDLYQGRFGAPTPPPQQPPKPGQRRPTPQEIYDDLKIPDEALSGVYANGVMIGHGASEFGLDFLTSFFPQSAVSARVFVAAGQVPRLLESLQGAVKQLEQRQQGNPPPADPSSESSPEPPANPPPEA, encoded by the coding sequence ATGTCATCGGATCTTCCCCCACCATCGCAAGATCCTTCGGGATCCTCGGAATCGCAGGACAACAATCCGGCCCTTCGTGCTCGCGTGCCAGACAGCGTCGCCGACGGTTGCTTCAGCACCGGTGCGATCGTCATGACGGGTCCTAGCGAATACATCGTCGATTTCCTGCAGACCATCGGCCGCCCGCACAAAGTCGCCAAGCGAGTGGTGATTCCGCATCCGGTCATGCCGCAGTTTATCGAGGCACTGAAAAAAAACCTGGACCTTTACCAGGGACGATTCGGGGCCCCCACCCCGCCGCCGCAACAACCCCCGAAACCTGGCCAGCGGCGGCCGACTCCGCAGGAAATCTATGACGATCTAAAGATCCCCGACGAAGCACTTAGCGGCGTGTACGCCAATGGTGTGATGATCGGTCACGGGGCCAGCGAGTTTGGGCTCGATTTCTTGACCAGTTTTTTCCCTCAGTCGGCCGTCAGTGCTCGCGTGTTCGTCGCCGCTGGCCAAGTTCCACGACTGTTGGAATCGTTACAGGGCGCCGTCAAACAGTTGGAACAACGCCAACAGGGCAATCCGCCGCCCGCGGATCCGTCATCGGAATCATCCCCCGAACCGCCGGCCAACCCGCCCCCCGAAGCCTAG
- a CDS encoding Maf family protein: MTDSNDLPLMQNLPCARLPTDEPIVLGSGSPRRAQLMTAAGYPFTVQVASDEAECGMCSRETAPEMVARYAYRKAAEIATRMTADKDTGLIIAADTVASCVGQILGKPRDQEHAESTLRLLSGRRHDVYTGVCVWSVKHGKCVVDVVRTELMMKPISEPMLADYLDTMLWEGKAGAFGYQDGNDWLSIIGDGSESNVVGLPMERLAELLENFDSLAETVITGSTEPLGQSRRNC, encoded by the coding sequence ATGACCGATTCGAATGACCTGCCATTGATGCAAAATCTGCCTTGCGCGAGATTGCCGACCGACGAACCCATCGTCCTGGGTAGCGGATCGCCGCGGCGGGCCCAACTGATGACCGCAGCCGGCTATCCGTTCACCGTGCAAGTTGCATCGGACGAAGCCGAGTGCGGGATGTGTAGTCGTGAAACGGCGCCCGAAATGGTGGCTCGATACGCCTATCGAAAAGCGGCCGAGATCGCGACGCGCATGACGGCCGACAAGGACACCGGCCTGATCATCGCCGCCGATACGGTGGCATCCTGTGTGGGACAGATCCTAGGAAAGCCTCGCGACCAGGAACACGCCGAGTCCACTCTGCGCCTGCTCAGCGGACGCCGACATGACGTCTACACCGGCGTTTGCGTCTGGTCCGTGAAACACGGCAAATGCGTGGTCGATGTCGTTCGCACCGAACTGATGATGAAACCGATCAGCGAACCGATGCTGGCCGATTATCTGGACACCATGCTGTGGGAAGGCAAGGCGGGCGCCTTCGGATACCAGGACGGAAATGACTGGCTTTCGATCATTGGCGACGGCAGCGAGAGCAATGTGGTGGGGCTTCCGATGGAGCGATTGGCAGAATTACTGGAAAATTTCGACTCATTAGCCGAAACCGTTATTACCGGAAGTACCGAACCGCTGGGGCAGAGTCGTCGCAATTGTTAA
- a CDS encoding DUF1573 domain-containing protein, with translation MMLRPDRFGWPVLGLGLGFAMACLTTGASVASADNYADKMFKVKSHDFRTVGRGTKSEYHFEFTNPYNEDVHVSGVRTSCGCTTPTLTKDTLKTHETAAVVAKFNTSTFIGQKAATVTVVFDRPKYAEVQLKVSGFIRTDITFDPPEVAFGEVPAGAERERDILITHNGNTNWEIIDVRSHCSNLRVRLEPAQRTPGKVQYRMQVRMDSEMSEGEIRERLTLISNDRSFPTTEMSISGRVRPAVSVSPAAVSLGTTQLDSKVEKKLIVRGEEPFEIKDVQCADERFKFEVPIGSKKLHLVKLVYSGDGTAEPISQEIRIVTDLPGDRAASCIVTGTIAN, from the coding sequence ATGATGTTGCGACCCGATCGATTTGGATGGCCTGTGCTTGGCCTGGGCCTTGGCTTCGCGATGGCTTGTTTGACCACAGGTGCGTCTGTCGCATCCGCGGACAACTACGCGGACAAGATGTTCAAGGTAAAGTCCCATGACTTCCGCACCGTCGGCCGCGGTACCAAGTCCGAATATCATTTTGAATTCACCAACCCGTACAACGAAGACGTTCACGTCTCGGGGGTTCGAACCAGTTGTGGGTGCACAACACCGACATTGACAAAAGACACGCTGAAGACGCACGAAACCGCCGCCGTCGTGGCGAAGTTCAACACCAGCACGTTCATTGGCCAGAAAGCGGCCACGGTCACGGTCGTCTTTGATCGGCCTAAGTACGCCGAAGTCCAGTTGAAGGTTAGCGGTTTCATTCGGACCGACATTACCTTCGATCCGCCCGAGGTTGCCTTTGGCGAAGTTCCCGCCGGTGCCGAACGCGAGCGTGATATCTTGATCACGCACAACGGCAACACGAACTGGGAAATCATCGACGTCCGAAGCCACTGCAGCAATCTTCGCGTACGACTGGAACCGGCTCAGCGTACCCCTGGGAAAGTTCAATATCGCATGCAAGTGCGAATGGACAGCGAAATGTCCGAAGGCGAAATTCGTGAACGGTTGACTTTGATCAGCAATGATCGCAGCTTCCCAACGACTGAGATGTCGATCTCGGGACGCGTCCGACCAGCGGTCAGCGTTTCACCGGCCGCCGTCAGTTTGGGTACGACCCAATTGGACAGCAAGGTCGAAAAGAAATTGATCGTTCGCGGGGAAGAACCTTTCGAAATCAAAGACGTGCAATGTGCCGACGAACGATTCAAGTTCGAAGTACCGATTGGGTCCAAGAAATTGCACTTGGTCAAGCTGGTCTACAGTGGCGACGGTACGGCCGAGCCGATTTCACAAGAAATCCGCATCGTGACCGACCTGCCCGGCGATCGCGCAGCGTCCTGTATCGTCACCGGGACGATCGCAAACTAG
- a CDS encoding NHL repeat-containing protein: protein MLIRFCVTAIMAALIFASGFGSRIDAAIITPGNILVMDVNTGNLREYSLSGVFEQSFSVTDDAEAASTEQHRDVAVDVLGNAHIFNGTFTPSLSTIDTATNTQTDRTGPDSGFASAYTTGRGGIAAIGESVFVADAPVGARSDKGIIRFDAGSGFASTRFATDFIPNDLTFGPDGKLYALGTESSGATSTPNLVNVYDPTTLLRLDQLTLPAATSNESLRGLVSDGQGNYFAVVSDGSIIRLDAAGNIVNAFLFSDATSSTHLFDIDIDAMGNLVASGEDGRVYLTNTHFDTQSSFFATTAPLSPSPQLYVSFTTAVVAVPEPTTMVALCGFALIAAYRGGRRVARR, encoded by the coding sequence ATGCTGATCCGATTCTGTGTCACCGCAATCATGGCCGCCTTGATTTTCGCAAGTGGCTTTGGTTCACGCATCGATGCCGCCATCATCACGCCCGGAAACATCCTGGTCATGGATGTGAACACCGGCAACCTTCGCGAGTATTCACTCAGCGGAGTGTTCGAACAGTCCTTCAGCGTCACCGACGACGCCGAAGCGGCAAGTACCGAACAGCATCGCGACGTTGCGGTCGACGTCTTGGGCAACGCCCATATTTTCAACGGGACCTTCACTCCGTCGCTTTCGACGATCGATACCGCGACCAATACGCAAACCGATCGAACGGGGCCGGATTCCGGCTTCGCAAGCGCGTACACCACCGGTCGGGGCGGAATCGCAGCAATCGGCGAATCGGTTTTTGTGGCGGATGCGCCAGTCGGTGCTCGATCAGACAAAGGCATCATCCGGTTTGACGCAGGGTCTGGATTTGCATCGACGCGGTTTGCGACGGACTTCATTCCCAATGACCTGACCTTTGGCCCGGACGGAAAGCTGTACGCCTTAGGCACGGAGTCATCGGGAGCGACCTCCACCCCAAACCTTGTCAATGTTTATGATCCCACCACACTTTTGAGACTGGATCAATTGACGTTGCCGGCGGCGACGTCCAATGAATCACTCCGCGGTCTCGTCTCGGACGGACAAGGAAACTACTTTGCTGTAGTTTCCGATGGATCGATCATCCGGCTGGATGCGGCGGGCAATATCGTCAACGCGTTTCTGTTTAGCGACGCAACCAGTTCGACACATCTGTTTGATATCGACATCGATGCCATGGGAAATCTGGTCGCCAGCGGTGAAGACGGGCGGGTTTACCTGACCAACACCCATTTCGATACGCAGAGTTCGTTCTTTGCGACGACCGCACCTTTGTCGCCATCCCCGCAATTGTATGTGTCGTTCACGACAGCGGTCGTGGCGGTTCCCGAACCCACTACGATGGTCGCTTTATGCGGCTTTGCGCTGATCGCCGCCTACCGCGGCGGTCGCCGGGTCGCCAGACGATAG